A stretch of the Marivirga tractuosa DSM 4126 genome encodes the following:
- a CDS encoding methyltransferase family protein → MALQEEFEQQGVWLFKYRGTLPVIILFIGMAIYVYAALNPELFFIQDPTIKNYFLIFCIAVSLFGQYIRAYTVGHTPKNTSGRNTGEQVADTLNTTGIYSTVRHPLYVGNFFMWLGPALVTENIWFIVAFILFYWVYYERIMFAEEQFLRRKFKETYTDWAEKTPAFIPSFKNFVKPNLSFSWKKVLKKEKNGFAAIFIIFCAFDVTAELLKGTQNFNIYLIIAAAISIVLYLILKALKKSALMQQEDR, encoded by the coding sequence ATGGCATTACAGGAAGAATTTGAACAACAGGGCGTTTGGCTTTTCAAATACAGGGGTACACTACCCGTTATTATTTTATTTATCGGAATGGCGATTTATGTCTACGCAGCTTTAAATCCCGAATTGTTTTTCATTCAAGACCCCACAATAAAAAACTATTTTCTGATCTTTTGTATTGCTGTAAGTTTATTTGGGCAATATATTAGGGCTTATACGGTAGGACACACCCCTAAAAACACTTCTGGAAGAAATACCGGTGAGCAAGTTGCCGACACTCTAAATACAACAGGGATTTATTCAACGGTAAGACACCCTTTATATGTCGGAAACTTTTTCATGTGGTTAGGTCCTGCTTTGGTGACGGAGAACATATGGTTTATTGTGGCTTTCATTCTTTTCTACTGGGTATATTATGAAAGAATTATGTTTGCTGAAGAGCAATTCTTAAGGAGAAAATTCAAAGAAACATACACAGATTGGGCAGAAAAAACACCCGCCTTTATTCCTTCATTTAAAAATTTTGTAAAGCCAAATTTATCATTCAGCTGGAAGAAAGTGTTGAAAAAGGAAAAAAATGGGTTTGCAGCTATTTTTATAATCTTTTGTGCTTTTGACGTAACAGCAGAACTATTGAAAGGAACGCAAAATTTTAATATCTACTTAATCATTGCAGCAGCAATATCAATTGTGCTTTACTTAATTCTAAAAGCTCTTAAAAAATCTGCTCTTATGCAGCAAGAAGACAGGTAA
- a CDS encoding SGNH/GDSL hydrolase family protein, whose protein sequence is MAQDKLSYLALGDSYTIGEAVDVAKTWPKVLSDNLKNRGIELQLDRMIATTGWTTDELLEAIEEDSVIKNTEYNLVSLLIGVNNQYRGYGTQQYEEEFELLLRKAIKLAGKKVDRVFVVSIPDYGVTPFAIESNKNTDLIAKELHEYNSIAKNISDQYGVKFFDITPISLKAIWDEDFIAKDKLHPSAKMYAEWVEYIAPGVYQLLKD, encoded by the coding sequence ATGGCTCAAGACAAATTATCGTATTTAGCACTTGGAGATTCTTACACTATTGGAGAAGCCGTAGATGTTGCTAAAACATGGCCCAAAGTATTAAGTGATAATCTTAAAAATAGAGGAATTGAGTTACAGCTAGATAGAATGATTGCAACTACGGGTTGGACCACTGATGAGTTGCTAGAAGCAATAGAAGAAGACAGTGTGATCAAAAATACTGAATATAATCTTGTTAGCCTTTTAATTGGGGTTAATAACCAATATAGGGGGTATGGTACTCAACAATATGAAGAAGAATTTGAATTGCTTTTAAGGAAGGCAATTAAATTAGCAGGGAAAAAGGTAGATAGAGTTTTTGTTGTGAGTATTCCGGATTATGGCGTTACGCCATTTGCAATAGAAAGTAATAAAAATACCGATTTGATTGCTAAAGAGTTACATGAATACAATAGCATTGCTAAGAACATTTCTGACCAATATGGTGTTAAATTTTTTGATATTACACCTATCTCATTGAAAGCGATATGGGATGAGGATTTTATAGCTAAAGATAAATTACATCCTTCAGCAAAGATGTATGCTGAATGGGTGGAGTACATAGCCCCTGGAGTATATCAGTTATTAAAAGATTAA
- a CDS encoding DsrE family protein produces the protein MQNIYSLFIAFILCSSSLLAQEAQFPIVKGFGGIYEIDNVVEQLEKSQQVKIIIELVSGNETPEEHSFWINNIARLMNLHGIEGLSTSDLEVKVIVHGPAVFDLLSHGNYFEKYRIPKNPNIAVWEALEEAGANVIICGQSLIARDLGRNEIWEKTHVATSALTTITKNVADGYVLIKF, from the coding sequence ATGCAAAATATCTATTCCTTATTTATTGCTTTTATACTCTGCAGTTCCTCTCTTTTAGCGCAAGAAGCTCAGTTTCCTATTGTCAAAGGATTCGGGGGAATTTATGAAATAGATAATGTTGTGGAGCAATTAGAGAAAAGTCAGCAAGTTAAAATAATTATTGAGCTGGTGTCAGGTAATGAAACTCCAGAAGAACATTCGTTTTGGATAAACAACATTGCTCGACTGATGAATTTGCATGGTATTGAAGGGTTATCCACAAGTGATTTGGAAGTTAAAGTAATTGTTCACGGACCAGCTGTTTTCGATTTACTTTCCCATGGTAATTATTTTGAAAAATATAGAATTCCTAAAAATCCAAATATTGCAGTATGGGAAGCTTTAGAGGAGGCTGGAGCTAATGTTATTATTTGTGGGCAGTCATTAATTGCAAGAGATTTGGGGAGAAATGAAATATGGGAAAAAACTCATGTAGCAACATCTGCATTAACAACCATTACAAAAAACGTTGCTGATGGATATGTATTGATTAAGTTTTGA
- a CDS encoding DUF6728 family protein: protein MSKEFNSNQENKTSDHWSAYFRLGAVLGYFKRLFGKKDPNAPSNFNLKMMHGINKISIVMFLIAVIVMVTRAILRS, encoded by the coding sequence ATGTCAAAAGAATTTAATTCAAATCAAGAGAATAAAACATCCGATCATTGGTCTGCCTATTTTCGGTTAGGTGCAGTGCTTGGTTATTTTAAAAGATTATTTGGTAAAAAAGATCCTAACGCTCCAAGTAATTTCAATTTAAAAATGATGCACGGAATCAATAAGATATCTATTGTCATGTTTCTTATTGCAGTAATTGTAATGGTAACAAGGGCGATTTTGCGGTCTTAA
- a CDS encoding OmpA family protein, whose product MNSKSQDVRPIISDDGKKLYLNRRFHPENIRGEKDFQDVWVSQYDPRGVWSKPKNLGKDYNDKKANDLVRASKNDDSLIFVNTKYRGVSSELALFTKGSTDPKELPIDGFYNNNPYVDYDYNFKYKVILMAVERKDSEGNQDLYYSVYQENSKTFSTPMHMGKTINTDKADFAPFLTVDGNTLLFASYGHDGEGSADLFISHRIGDGWDEWTEPKNLGNVINTKFEETFVSIDPSFDYLYYDSYPSGAQNRNIWRATLSEELKEEIIKARDQNKKKEIIEEPQSEEIIAKESDKQSEKIPTENAESVANAKQPLQDEPTTAMESQPVAVKIDQEMDYVKEQERNNQGFLAQIGEKIGLGGKDEEIKLIDAGAKGQKINRNVYFKFDSDKLQGKFNSLLDKISEELEKNPQIKIMLEGHTDAIGGEDINIDLSCSRANKVKDALIDRGINQYRIEISCEGKERPIATNDDEFEGRELNRRVEFYLF is encoded by the coding sequence GTGAATAGCAAATCGCAAGATGTAAGACCAATTATTTCAGATGATGGTAAAAAACTATATCTGAACCGAAGATTTCATCCAGAGAACATCAGAGGCGAAAAAGATTTTCAGGATGTATGGGTGAGTCAGTATGATCCAAGAGGAGTTTGGAGCAAACCTAAAAATTTGGGTAAAGATTATAATGACAAAAAAGCAAATGATCTTGTAAGAGCCAGCAAAAATGATGACTCTCTTATTTTCGTAAATACTAAATACAGGGGAGTTAGTTCGGAATTAGCTCTTTTCACAAAAGGTAGTACTGATCCAAAAGAATTACCCATAGATGGTTTTTATAATAATAATCCCTATGTTGATTATGATTATAATTTCAAGTACAAAGTTATTTTAATGGCTGTAGAAAGAAAAGACTCTGAGGGTAATCAGGACTTATATTACAGCGTTTACCAAGAAAACTCTAAAACATTTAGTACACCCATGCACATGGGAAAAACAATCAATACCGATAAAGCTGATTTCGCTCCTTTCTTAACAGTCGATGGAAATACACTCCTCTTTGCTAGTTATGGGCATGATGGAGAAGGTTCAGCCGATCTATTTATATCGCACCGAATTGGAGATGGGTGGGATGAATGGACAGAACCTAAAAATTTAGGAAATGTCATTAATACTAAATTCGAAGAGACCTTTGTTTCAATTGATCCTAGTTTCGATTACCTCTACTATGATTCCTATCCTTCTGGTGCTCAAAACAGAAACATTTGGCGAGCAACGCTTTCCGAAGAATTAAAAGAAGAAATTATAAAAGCTAGAGATCAAAACAAGAAAAAAGAAATCATTGAGGAACCTCAAAGTGAAGAAATTATAGCTAAAGAAAGCGACAAGCAGAGTGAAAAGATTCCTACAGAGAATGCTGAATCTGTGGCAAATGCGAAGCAACCATTGCAGGATGAACCTACTACAGCAATGGAGTCTCAACCTGTTGCAGTAAAGATAGACCAAGAAATGGACTATGTTAAGGAGCAAGAAAGAAACAATCAAGGTTTTCTAGCTCAAATTGGAGAAAAAATCGGTTTAGGAGGTAAAGACGAGGAAATCAAATTGATAGATGCCGGGGCAAAAGGTCAAAAAATTAATAGAAATGTCTATTTTAAATTTGACTCTGACAAATTACAAGGAAAATTCAATAGTCTTCTAGACAAAATAAGTGAAGAGCTTGAGAAAAACCCTCAAATTAAGATCATGCTAGAAGGTCATACTGATGCAATCGGAGGTGAGGATATAAACATTGACTTATCATGTAGTCGTGCCAACAAAGTTAAAGATGCCTTAATTGATAGAGGCATAAATCAATATAGAATTGAAATCAGCTGTGAAGGAAAAGAACGTCCAATTGCTACAAATGATGATGAATTCGAAGGTAGAGAACTCAATAGAAGGGTAGAATTCTATTTATTCTGA
- the ispG gene encoding (E)-4-hydroxy-3-methylbut-2-enyl-diphosphate synthase: protein MEISTKNFQQYCNSLVAYKRRKTIPVKVGDVTIGGDNPIVLQSMTTVDTMDTEGSIEQSIRMIDAGCQLVRITAPSIKEAENLRAIKEGLKKRGYNSPLVADIHFTPNAAELAAKIVEKVRVNPGNYADKKKFENIEYTDESYQAELDRIKKRFKPLVKICKEHGTAMRIGTNHGSLSDRIMSRYGDTPFGMVESALEFIRICEEMEFYDIVVSMKSSNPQVMVQAYRLLVQKLDEEGLKPYPLHLGVTEAGEAEDGRIKSSVGIGTLLEDGLGDTIRVSLTEEPEEEIPVAKVLADRYNEREDHDEIPLIDNCLFNPYEYEKRDSRQVANIGGQEVPIVMADFSLKQNITPASFFGVGYNYSVPLDKWSISDFACDYIFTNDKAVDFEIPGTLGIVHSHKTWLDEKHKERRFPFINPKDYLKGVEVHPKLNFIYAILSDLSEELIVKLKNDPTAVLLIDTYNTHGMAEQRRLFMELMQKSCDVPVVIGRAYQDLSLEKLQLYSATDMGGLLIDGFGDGVFIAAENCGGDKAINETAFNILQASRTRISKTEYISCPSCGRTLFDLQETTAMIRNRTNHLKGVKIGIMGCIVNGPGEMADADYGYVGSGKGKITLYKGQEVMKRGVPSERAVDELIDIIRQDGKWLEPQEA from the coding sequence ATGGAAATCTCAACTAAAAATTTTCAGCAGTATTGTAATAGCTTAGTTGCTTATAAGCGTAGAAAAACTATTCCTGTAAAAGTGGGTGATGTTACTATTGGAGGTGATAATCCTATTGTTTTGCAATCCATGACTACTGTTGACACCATGGACACAGAAGGCTCCATTGAGCAATCCATCAGAATGATTGATGCAGGGTGTCAGTTGGTAAGAATTACCGCTCCCTCGATCAAGGAAGCTGAAAATTTGAGAGCCATTAAAGAAGGCCTAAAGAAACGAGGCTACAACTCTCCTTTGGTAGCCGATATCCATTTCACACCCAATGCAGCAGAATTAGCAGCCAAGATAGTAGAAAAAGTAAGGGTGAATCCTGGCAATTATGCCGATAAAAAGAAATTTGAGAATATTGAATATACAGATGAGAGCTATCAAGCGGAATTAGATAGAATAAAAAAGCGTTTTAAGCCCTTGGTCAAGATCTGTAAAGAACATGGCACTGCGATGAGAATAGGCACCAATCACGGTTCGCTTTCTGATCGTATTATGAGCCGGTATGGTGACACTCCTTTTGGTATGGTGGAATCCGCCTTGGAATTCATCAGGATATGTGAAGAAATGGAGTTCTATGATATAGTAGTTTCCATGAAGTCAAGTAATCCGCAAGTGATGGTGCAGGCCTATCGTTTGTTGGTGCAAAAGCTCGATGAAGAAGGTCTAAAACCTTATCCCTTGCATTTAGGTGTAACAGAAGCAGGAGAGGCAGAAGATGGTCGTATCAAAAGCTCTGTAGGTATAGGAACTTTGTTGGAAGATGGTTTAGGAGATACCATTCGGGTTTCTTTAACAGAAGAGCCAGAGGAAGAAATCCCAGTTGCCAAGGTTTTAGCTGATCGTTATAATGAGAGAGAGGATCATGATGAAATCCCGCTGATAGATAATTGCCTTTTCAATCCTTATGAATATGAAAAAAGAGATAGCAGGCAAGTAGCAAATATAGGTGGTCAGGAAGTGCCAATAGTCATGGCTGATTTTTCTTTGAAACAGAATATTACACCGGCTTCATTTTTTGGAGTAGGTTATAATTACTCAGTCCCCTTAGATAAATGGTCAATTTCTGACTTTGCTTGTGATTACATATTCACCAATGACAAAGCAGTAGATTTTGAAATTCCGGGTACATTAGGAATAGTACATTCCCACAAAACTTGGTTGGATGAAAAGCATAAGGAAAGAAGATTTCCTTTTATCAATCCTAAAGATTATTTAAAAGGAGTTGAAGTGCATCCTAAATTAAACTTCATATACGCCATTTTATCTGATTTATCGGAGGAGTTAATTGTAAAATTAAAAAATGACCCAACTGCTGTTTTATTGATAGATACCTACAATACACATGGAATGGCTGAACAGCGCAGATTATTTATGGAATTGATGCAAAAGAGTTGTGATGTTCCGGTTGTAATTGGTAGAGCGTATCAAGACTTATCATTAGAGAAACTTCAGTTATATTCAGCTACCGATATGGGCGGTTTATTGATTGACGGTTTTGGAGATGGTGTATTTATAGCGGCTGAAAACTGTGGAGGTGATAAAGCTATTAATGAAACTGCTTTTAATATTTTGCAGGCGAGCCGAACTAGAATTTCCAAAACGGAATATATTTCCTGCCCTTCTTGTGGAAGAACTTTGTTTGATTTACAGGAAACCACGGCCATGATTAGAAATAGAACTAATCACCTGAAAGGTGTGAAGATTGGGATTATGGGCTGTATAGTAAATGGGCCAGGTGAGATGGCCGATGCAGATTATGGTTATGTAGGCTCAGGAAAAGGTAAAATCACCTTGTATAAGGGACAAGAAGTTATGAAAAGGGGAGTGCCTTCAGAAAGAGCAGTAGATGAGTTAATTGATATTATCAGGCAAGATGGCAAATGGTTAGAACCACAAGAGGCTTAA
- a CDS encoding MmcQ/YjbR family DNA-binding protein, with protein sequence MNIEEFRNFCIQKYGVTEEFPFDENTLVFKVVGKMFALIDVDLFESVNLKCDPEQAIKLREKHEAVKPGYHMNKKHWNTIEFDGSLSNKEIFHWVNHSYDLVVSKLSKKIREEVNQNK encoded by the coding sequence ATGAATATTGAAGAATTTAGAAATTTCTGCATTCAAAAATATGGTGTAACTGAAGAGTTTCCCTTTGATGAAAACACATTGGTTTTTAAGGTAGTGGGTAAAATGTTCGCTTTGATCGATGTAGATTTATTTGAAAGTGTGAATTTGAAATGTGATCCTGAGCAAGCTATAAAATTACGTGAAAAACATGAAGCCGTTAAACCTGGTTATCACATGAATAAAAAGCATTGGAATACCATTGAATTTGACGGAAGCCTGTCAAATAAGGAAATCTTTCATTGGGTAAACCACAGTTACGATTTGGTGGTATCCAAATTATCTAAGAAAATCAGAGAAGAAGTGAATCAGAATAAATAG
- a CDS encoding response regulator: MSLNENHGLKVILIEDNLGDQILIKDYLEDEFPKLNLDIASDFKETKCLLKEPNNPYKIILLDLSLPDVDKDTLLKEILALAPSTPIIILTGQDDIHTAIQALTLGCTDYLLKNEITSKGLRKSITYAFERKHIDKQLENSVKRYQQLFQLNPQPIWVINNNTGGFLEVNKSAIDKYGYEKEEFLEMSMQDIDPDFDKLDLQKYHDASEILRDGNLHQHQLKNGHNIQVRLYVNPIEYQGIDATLLMSIDLSETESYIRQIEEQNQQLKDIAWEQSHLVRAPLTRMMGIINRLEEKHMAHIMEVDEECSLLLKNVLKSAHEIDDVIRSIVTKSSSKDK, translated from the coding sequence ATGTCATTAAATGAAAATCATGGACTTAAAGTAATACTAATAGAAGATAATTTAGGTGATCAAATTTTAATAAAAGACTATCTTGAAGATGAATTCCCGAAATTAAACCTAGATATAGCCTCTGATTTTAAGGAAACTAAATGTTTACTTAAAGAGCCAAATAATCCTTACAAAATAATCTTGTTGGATTTAAGCCTACCTGATGTTGATAAAGACACATTGTTAAAAGAAATCTTGGCTTTAGCTCCTTCTACACCCATCATCATCTTAACAGGTCAAGATGATATACACACGGCCATTCAAGCCTTAACCTTGGGTTGTACTGATTACTTACTTAAGAATGAAATCACGAGTAAAGGACTGAGAAAAAGCATCACCTATGCATTTGAAAGAAAACATATCGACAAACAACTGGAAAATTCTGTCAAAAGATATCAACAACTTTTCCAATTAAATCCTCAGCCTATTTGGGTGATCAATAATAACACAGGTGGATTTCTCGAGGTAAATAAATCAGCCATAGATAAATATGGATATGAGAAGGAAGAATTCTTAGAAATGAGCATGCAAGATATTGACCCTGATTTTGATAAGCTAGATTTACAAAAATATCATGATGCAAGTGAAATATTAAGAGATGGTAATCTGCATCAGCATCAATTAAAAAATGGTCATAATATCCAAGTGCGGCTTTATGTTAACCCCATTGAGTACCAAGGGATAGATGCCACACTTTTAATGTCCATTGATTTGAGCGAAACAGAATCCTATATCCGCCAAATAGAAGAACAAAACCAACAATTAAAGGACATAGCGTGGGAACAATCTCATTTAGTTCGAGCACCATTAACCAGAATGATGGGAATTATTAACAGGTTGGAAGAAAAGCATATGGCTCATATTATGGAAGTAGATGAAGAGTGTTCATTATTACTAAAAAATGTATTGAAATCTGCTCATGAAATTGATGATGTTATAAGAAGTATTGTGACTAAATCTAGTTCAAAAGACAAATAA
- a CDS encoding DUF5916 domain-containing protein has protein sequence MKTTILLILGSLYLGFIQVCNAQNQAQETQYNLQKTKENIVLDGELNESVWSNSEAATNFYMNIPYDDRPSAMESEVRMTYDDKNFYFAITCFDGQEGYVVQSLRRDWDWPLNENFSIYIDPYNDFTNGFSFGITPYGVQREGTIDEGTNVNEDWDNKWYSNVKRYDDRWVAEIAIPFKSIRYSDENKVWNMQFFRNHLKRNERSSWIAVEQQYTPSALTFSGKVKWPENPPPAGTNISFIPYALGNYDKNFTEPELEKGLNANAGFDAKIGLSPSLNLDLTVNPDFSQVEVDRQVINLSRFEVQFPERRQFFLENADLFSKFGFPQSRAFFSRRIGITTDTLGRSEQVPILGGARMSGKLNEKLRIGVLNMLTDKRDDLQLPYQNYSVVALQQNILKRSNVAFVFANKENLGIEKGKDISEYNPQVARREIQGNDTTTSYKLYNRVLGAEFNLFTEDTRWAGDFYYQRSFDNWNKNGTYNHGAFLRYQRRNYSVRWVHTAIGDGFNAEMGFVPRVGYNQGSFSPSYIFYPENNKIINHSVSLDVSYTTNSDFSRITDRSFSLSHDFNFTNTSSASVNLSRNYEYMFFDFSPIAPFNDSLLLQGTDYEWNVLQANYTSDRRSLLNYDISTSYGGFYNGSRFNVNGNVGYRFQPYGSFSVRYDFNSIELAEGFGEANFYLIGPRLDLTMTDAIFFTGFAQYNNRFDNVNYNLRFQWRFAPASDIFLVYTENFAPSGPVDFIPGENTKNRALVLKLTYWLNL, from the coding sequence ATGAAAACGACTATTCTACTCATATTAGGATCATTATATTTGGGATTTATACAAGTTTGTAATGCCCAAAACCAGGCACAAGAAACACAATACAACCTTCAGAAGACAAAAGAAAATATTGTTTTAGATGGTGAATTAAATGAATCTGTATGGTCCAATTCTGAAGCGGCCACCAATTTCTATATGAACATCCCCTATGATGACCGACCAAGCGCCATGGAATCAGAAGTAAGGATGACCTACGATGATAAGAACTTCTACTTTGCCATCACCTGTTTTGATGGTCAGGAGGGTTATGTAGTGCAATCCTTAAGGAGGGATTGGGATTGGCCCCTTAATGAAAATTTCTCTATCTATATAGACCCCTATAATGATTTCACCAATGGATTTTCATTTGGTATTACACCTTATGGTGTACAAAGAGAGGGCACTATAGATGAAGGCACCAATGTGAATGAAGATTGGGACAATAAGTGGTATTCAAACGTAAAAAGATATGATGATCGTTGGGTGGCAGAAATTGCCATTCCTTTTAAATCCATAAGGTATAGTGATGAAAATAAGGTTTGGAATATGCAGTTTTTCCGAAACCACCTAAAAAGGAACGAAAGAAGCTCATGGATTGCAGTTGAACAACAATATACCCCTTCAGCACTTACTTTTTCTGGAAAAGTAAAATGGCCTGAAAATCCACCCCCTGCTGGAACTAATATTTCATTCATTCCTTATGCGCTAGGGAATTATGATAAGAATTTCACAGAGCCTGAATTGGAAAAAGGCCTGAACGCCAATGCGGGCTTTGATGCAAAAATAGGCCTCTCCCCTTCTTTAAATTTGGATTTGACTGTGAATCCTGATTTCTCGCAAGTTGAAGTAGATAGGCAAGTCATTAACCTAAGTCGTTTTGAAGTACAATTTCCAGAGCGCAGACAATTCTTTTTAGAAAACGCAGACCTTTTTAGCAAATTTGGTTTTCCACAATCAAGGGCTTTCTTCTCAAGAAGAATTGGAATTACAACCGATACTTTAGGGCGTTCTGAACAAGTACCTATTTTGGGAGGAGCCAGAATGAGCGGTAAACTCAATGAAAAACTACGAATAGGCGTTTTAAATATGTTGACTGATAAAAGAGATGATTTACAACTTCCTTATCAAAATTATAGCGTTGTAGCACTACAACAGAATATTCTGAAAAGATCTAATGTAGCTTTCGTATTTGCCAACAAAGAAAACTTAGGTATAGAAAAAGGGAAAGATATAAGCGAATATAATCCTCAAGTGGCCAGAAGAGAGATCCAAGGAAATGATACTACCACGAGTTATAAACTCTATAATAGAGTTTTAGGGGCAGAGTTCAACCTGTTTACCGAAGATACGCGCTGGGCAGGGGATTTTTATTATCAACGATCTTTCGATAATTGGAATAAAAACGGCACCTATAATCACGGAGCTTTTTTACGTTATCAAAGAAGAAACTATTCTGTTAGATGGGTTCATACTGCTATTGGAGATGGCTTTAATGCAGAAATGGGATTTGTCCCCAGAGTGGGTTATAATCAAGGATCGTTTAGTCCTTCTTACATATTTTATCCTGAAAATAATAAAATCATCAATCATAGCGTAAGTCTAGATGTATCCTATACCACCAATTCAGATTTTAGTAGAATAACCGATCGTTCTTTCAGTCTGTCACATGATTTTAATTTCACCAATACTTCTTCTGCTTCTGTTAATTTGAGTAGAAATTATGAATATATGTTTTTTGACTTCAGCCCTATAGCTCCATTTAATGACAGCTTGCTCTTGCAAGGGACAGATTATGAATGGAATGTTTTGCAAGCCAATTACACATCAGACAGAAGATCATTGTTAAACTATGATATTAGCACCAGCTACGGTGGTTTTTATAATGGTAGCAGATTTAACGTTAATGGAAATGTTGGCTACCGTTTCCAGCCATATGGTTCTTTTTCAGTTCGATACGATTTCAATTCAATAGAATTAGCAGAAGGCTTTGGAGAAGCCAACTTTTACTTAATAGGGCCAAGGTTGGATCTGACCATGACCGATGCTATATTTTTCACAGGCTTTGCTCAATACAATAATCGGTTTGATAATGTGAATTACAACTTACGTTTTCAATGGAGATTTGCGCCAGCCTCTGATATCTTTCTAGTCTACACTGAAAATTTTGCACCAAGCGGGCCTGTCGATTTTATACCAGGCGAAAACACTAAAAACAGAGCACTTGTTTTAAAATTAACTTACTGGCTAAACTTGTGA